Proteins encoded in a region of the Eschrichtius robustus isolate mEscRob2 chromosome 14, mEscRob2.pri, whole genome shotgun sequence genome:
- the LOC137776373 gene encoding large ribosomal subunit protein eL24-like, with protein MKVELCSFSRYKTYPGHGRRYARTDGKVFQFLNAKCESAFLSKRNPRQINWTVLYRRKHKKGQSEEIQKKRTRRAVKFQRAITGASLADIMAKRNQKPEVRKAQREQAIRAAKEAKKAKQASKKTAMAAAKAPTKAAPKQKIVKPVKVSAPRVGGKR; from the coding sequence ATGAAGGTCGAGCTATGCAGTTTCAGCAGGTACAAGACCTACCCAGGACACGGGAGGCGCTATGCCAGGACCGACGGGAAGGTTTTCCAATTTCTTAATGCAAAATGTGAGTCGGCATTCCTTTCCAAAAGGAATCCTCGTCAGATCAACTGGACTGTCCTCTACAGAAGAAAGCACAAAAAAGGACAGTCggaagaaattcaaaagaaaagaacCCGCCGTGCGGTCAAATTCCAGAGGGCCATAACTGGTGCATCTCTTGCTGATATAATGGCCAAGAGGAATCAGAAACCTGAAGTTAGGAAGGCTCAACGAGAACAAGCTATCAGGGCTGCCAAGGAAGCAAAAAAGGCTAAGCAAGCATCTAAAAAGACAGCAATGGCTGCTGCAAAGGCTCCCACAAAGGCAGCACCTAAGCAAAAGATTGTGAAGCCTGTGAAGGTTTCTGCTCCCCGTGTTGGTGGAAAACGCTAA